Proteins found in one Planococcus citri chromosome 2, ihPlaCitr1.1, whole genome shotgun sequence genomic segment:
- the LOC135836458 gene encoding uncharacterized protein LOC135836458, whose protein sequence is MLNFFAGAYQEKKEPLLTMSAGSLCTEIYNPQKGGIFPVTSTIVYGQNESILLDAQFSTKDGEQILRLIQACGKQLKLIIITCGDPDMYFGLEPIVAAFPNVKIIATPIVIDHINETKDRKLTFWGPKLGDGAPSKLFVPEPTNETRFTIEGNSLEVRSRDNYAAYIWIPSIKTILGGVGISWGIHVFAADTQTPEIRASWRQVLQDMISLKPEKVIPGHYLGQVPSGDEAIKFTLAYLETFEKVLQKNDYKNSSAVIAAMKEAYPGLGVEISLELSAKVNTGEMKF, encoded by the coding sequence GAACCATTACTCACGATGTCTGCTGGATCACTATGTACCGAAATTTACAATCCTCAAAAAGGAGGTATCTTCCCCGTAACCTCAACTATAGTTTACGGTCAAAACGAATCTATCTTGTTAGACGCTCAATTCAGCACCAAAGACGGAGAACAAATATTACGATTGATACAAGCGTGTGGAAAGCAACTCAAGCTGATAATCATTACATGCGGTGACCCTGACATGTACTTCGGTCTCGAGCCAATCGTCGCAGCTTTTCCAAACGTGAAAATCATCGCAACTCCAATCGTCATCGACCACATCAATGAAACCAAAGATCGCAAACTAACATTTTGGGGTCCAAAATTAGGAGATGGAGCTCCGAGTAAATTATTTGTGCCTGAGCCGACCAATGAAACGAGGTTCACAATTGAAGGTAATTCGCTCGAGGTACGTAGCAGAGATAATTACGCGGCTTATATCTGGATCCCGAGTATTAAAACTATTCTTGGTGGAGTTGGTATTTCGTGGGGCATTCACGTGTTTGCAGCTGATACCCAGACTCCTGAGATACGAGCTTCTTGGCGTCAAGTGCTTCAAGACATGATTAGCCTCAAACCAGAGAAAGTAATTCCTGGGCATTACTTGGGTCAGGTTCCATCTGGAGATGAAGCTATCAAATTCACGTTGGCATATTTGGAGACTTTTGAGAAAGTCTTGCAGAAAAATGATTATAAGAATTCGTCGGCTGTGATCGCAGCTATGAAAGAGGCCTACCCCGGTCTAGGTGTGGAGATTTCACTGGAACTGAGTGCTAAAGTGAATACTGGTGagatgaagttttaa
- the LOC135836448 gene encoding uncharacterized protein LOC135836448: protein MILLTPKFGEDFDKENSTMMTETDCEKVFNEEYIEVFSPTVFETVEVYTSSSSDNSDNQDFNSDITFLESSDGNSMETEDDLIDSIDTVSSLENLEPGTYTLDVLESNNFDFDTVFVNSDFNQEQPERCQQELNCSFKQIDESENKEKKLKTFEETCKRYKLRNTYKTPVRKQPLATKHPVKNVTAREFLNNFSDDLRKSEKSHVKKDDTEEGKSLSWLLDFKISSIFHPVEKETEMLEKVKKKPNDTQRKPRYTYTELIEQALKENGELTVSGIYNWISSHYPYYQQHDDRWKNSVRHNLSINPQFRKGKKASQGAGHFWNISETVSQSADLISSNIMSKDISKQSSNSTCDLINQIDEEVLAATKSIQESENMDFTDVSLHDAAEQIHLDGKHLESSFVNITRNDIEQLWESANEGDSRFSSFSPLIREITEESSNAIEEENFLIQDIHNSICLGDELFTNGLNSPYYGLTTI from the exons ATGATTCTTCTTACTCCGAAATTCGGCGAAGATTTTGATAAAGAAAATTCGACCATGATGACGGAAACAGACTGCGAAAAAGTATTCAACGAAGAATACATCGAGGTGTTTTCTCCAACAGTATTCGAAACCGTAGAAGTGTACACTTCTTCATCATCGGATAACTCCGATAATCAAGATTTCAATTCGGATATAACCTTTCTAGAATCTTCAGATGGAAATTCAATGGAAACGGAGGACGACTTGATTGATTCTATAGATACGGTCAGTTCACTGGAGAATTTAGAACCAGGAACGTATACTTTGGATGTACTGGAATCGAATAACTTCGATTTCGATACAGTTTTTGTAAATTCTGATTTTAATCAAGAACAGCCCGAGAGATGTCAACAAGAATTGAATTGTTCGTTCAAACAAATTGATGAAagcgaaaataaagaaaaaaaattgaaaacgtttgaAGAAACTTGTAAAAGATATAAGTTGAGAAATACGTATAAGACTCCAGTTCGCAAACAACCATTAGCAACCAAACATCCAGTTAAGAATGTCACTGCCAGAgaattcttgaataatttttctgacGATTTACGTAAATCGGAAAAGTCACATGTGAAAAAAGACGATACAGAAGAGGGTAAAAGTTTATCGTGGTTGTTGGATTTCAAAATATCGTCCATTTTTCATCCCGTCGAAAAAGAAACAG AAATGCTCGAAAAAGTTAAAAAGAAACCCAATGACACACAGCGAAAACCTAGGTACACTTACACAGAGCTAATCGAACAAGCTTTAAAAGAAAACGGCGAATTGACtgtttctggaatttacaactGGATCTC AAGTCACTACCCTTATTACCAGCAGCACGATGACAGGTGGAAAAATTCAGTTCGACATAATTTATCCATTAATCCGCAGTTTAGAAAAGGAAAGAAAGCATCTCAAGGAGCAGGACATTTTTGGAATATTAGTGAAACTGTTTCGCAAAGTGCAGATCTCATCAGTAGTAACATTATGAGTAAG GACATCAGTAAGCAATCGTCCAATTCCACTTGCGATCTAATAAATCAAATTGACGAAGAAGTTTTGGCAGCTACGAAAAGCATACAGGAAAGTGAAAACATGGATTTCACAGACGTTAGTTTGCATGATGCTGCTGAACAAATACATTTAGATGGGAAACATTTGGAATCTTCGTTTGTAAATATTACGAGAAATGATATCGAGCAGTTATGGGAGTCCGCTAATGAAGGAGATTCGCGATTTA gttCATTTTCTCCTCTTATTCGTGAAATTACTGAAGAGTCGTCAAATGCCATAGAGGAGGAAAACTTTTTAATTCAAGATATACATAATTCCATTTGCTTAGGAGATGAACTATTTACAAATGGATTAAATTCGCCATATTACGGTCTGACTACTATTTAA